Proteins encoded within one genomic window of Pelotomaculum isophthalicicum JI:
- a CDS encoding fibronectin type III domain-containing protein yields the protein MAKSCDLTIESIYILGFCKREIADPNITISNLYPTGVILSWTAATDNVGVASYTVYRDGTLLGTVNGTSYNVTDLTPNTSYTFKVEAGDMAGNFSTNGPSVMVTTSFLEVVKPFNCNGYSYTQSTKTLKIFFSKQSATTNEFDAYGSQFVVTRQYDSSNPAFSYSRNTGSGYSGVSDSNLNKGTTVTMTFDDALSADELYDVTIKAATVADDDLLTLGNYRNRSDFTFTFRTPISGDTTFSNTVPVITSTVLPSNVAYESDFGIIFDRPVCSISAATLLSLTDPNSLVANYKKGGTTVVYDSVIDAGAVPGAENYKPFANTANTYFFFPEASSIDDDNTITYWRDNSTGTHSYALDIPPVTDISGNSFTHAQLGTISFSSLNNDLPAWLDKRPTVDTPTSTTLTVHWNASGITNSSAIEAYDVYYSTNQWTGFMKINISDITGTAPFSFVAGDTMDNSAYELSPCTTYYFRVVPKNTTYTLEAGFSVAGSGFTTS from the coding sequence ATGGCAAAATCTTGTGATCTAACTATTGAGAGTATTTATATCTTAGGATTCTGTAAAAGGGAGATAGCGGATCCGAATATTACAATTTCTAATCTTTACCCGACCGGAGTAATACTTAGCTGGACTGCTGCCACTGATAACGTGGGAGTAGCCAGCTACACAGTATACCGGGACGGCACACTGTTGGGTACTGTAAATGGTACCAGTTATAACGTAACCGATTTGACACCAAACACAAGCTATACCTTCAAAGTTGAGGCAGGTGATATGGCTGGTAATTTCAGCACCAACGGCCCCAGCGTAATGGTGACTACATCATTCTTAGAAGTCGTCAAGCCGTTTAACTGCAATGGTTACAGTTACACGCAAAGCACCAAAACCTTAAAGATCTTCTTCAGCAAACAATCAGCTACCACCAATGAATTTGATGCATATGGGAGCCAGTTTGTAGTTACAAGGCAATATGACAGCTCTAACCCGGCGTTCAGTTACTCCAGAAATACGGGAAGCGGCTACAGTGGTGTTAGTGACAGCAACCTCAACAAGGGCACAACCGTTACCATGACCTTTGATGATGCACTTAGTGCCGATGAGCTTTACGATGTAACAATCAAAGCGGCCACCGTCGCTGACGACGACTTATTGACCCTGGGCAACTATCGGAACAGGAGCGACTTCACCTTTACCTTCAGGACTCCTATTTCGGGGGATACAACCTTCAGTAATACCGTGCCAGTGATCACTTCTACGGTGTTACCTTCAAACGTGGCCTATGAGTCCGACTTCGGTATCATTTTTGACCGGCCAGTTTGCTCCATCAGCGCTGCCACCTTATTGAGTCTGACTGATCCCAATAGCCTGGTGGCAAACTATAAAAAGGGTGGAACAACCGTGGTCTATGACAGCGTCATCGACGCGGGTGCCGTTCCCGGCGCAGAGAACTACAAACCATTTGCTAACACCGCGAACACCTATTTCTTCTTCCCTGAGGCCTCTTCAATTGATGATGATAATACTATCACCTATTGGCGGGATAATTCCACCGGCACCCACAGCTATGCCCTGGACATACCGCCTGTCACCGACATTAGCGGAAATTCCTTTACTCATGCCCAACTCGGCACGATCAGTTTCAGCTCACTTAACAACGACCTCCCCGCCTGGCTGGACAAAAGGCCCACGGTTGATACTCCAACCAGCACCACGCTGACGGTGCACTGGAACGCCAGCGGCATCACCAATTCTAGCGCAATCGAAGCGTATGACGTCTACTATTCCACCAACCAGTGGACGGGCTTTATGAAAATTAATATAAGTGACATCACCGGTACCGCTCCTTTCTCATTCGTGGCCGGGGACACTATGGATAATAGTGCATATGAGCTAAGCCCTTGTACCACTTATTACTTCCGAGTCGTGCCCAAGAATACCACCTACACCCTTGAAGCGGGTTTCTCCGTGGCCGGATCAGGTTTTACGACCTCTTAA